From a region of the Gammaproteobacteria bacterium genome:
- a CDS encoding LysR family transcriptional regulator, with product MTRLPPLKSLQAFRAAGNCQSFKVAATQLHVTPTAISQQIKTLEQYLGLSLFKRLTREVELTAEGRLLLPFIDQAFVSMEDGIGRLALDPEPNKLSMTVLPSFAGRWLVPRLGRFQQALPELTISLSPSLGLISFDNSDLDLAIRFGRGQYSGLSSRLLLEDYLLPVCHPALINTEQAALTQLVKLPYLRDAAPDMEVALAEFQQTLGVTFAKESLYLSDSTMLVEAVLSGQGFAMLRYSLVYELLERGQLVCPVNSYLKSNYDFYLVAPPLHFKRPKVQKFESWLRSELKVIASSWHKFKQQHLANKPPVNHDAVK from the coding sequence ATGACTCGATTGCCACCATTAAAATCACTGCAAGCATTTCGCGCCGCCGGCAACTGCCAAAGTTTTAAAGTAGCCGCCACACAATTGCACGTGACCCCAACAGCGATTAGCCAACAAATTAAAACCTTAGAACAATACTTAGGTCTTTCCCTGTTTAAACGGTTGACCCGAGAAGTCGAATTAACCGCAGAAGGCCGACTATTGCTGCCGTTTATCGATCAGGCTTTTGTCAGTATGGAAGATGGCATTGGCCGACTGGCGCTTGATCCTGAGCCCAATAAGCTCAGCATGACGGTATTACCCTCCTTTGCTGGGCGTTGGTTGGTGCCACGGTTAGGAAGGTTTCAGCAAGCATTACCTGAGCTTACAATCAGCTTATCGCCCAGTTTAGGTTTGATTAGCTTTGACAACAGCGATCTGGATCTGGCCATCCGTTTCGGACGAGGGCAATATTCAGGGTTAAGTTCACGCTTACTGCTAGAAGATTATCTGTTGCCGGTATGTCACCCAGCCTTAATTAATACAGAGCAAGCCGCTTTAACCCAATTGGTAAAATTGCCTTATCTGCGCGATGCTGCGCCAGACATGGAGGTTGCGTTAGCAGAGTTTCAACAAACATTAGGTGTGACCTTTGCCAAAGAGTCACTTTATCTCAGTGATTCAACCATGCTGGTTGAGGCGGTATTAAGCGGTCAAGGGTTTGCAATGTTACGCTACAGCCTAGTATACGAGCTGCTCGAACGCGGCCAGTTAGTTTGCCCTGTTAATAGCTACTTAAAATCGAACTACGATTTTTATCTGGTTGCGCCACCATTGCATTTTAAACGCCCTAAGGTCCAGAAATTCGAGTCTTGGCTGCGCAGTGAGCTCAAAGTAATAGCTAGTAGTTGGCACAAGTTTAAGCAACAACACTTAGCCAATAAGCCGCCAGTTAATCATGATGCAGTAAAGTAG
- a CDS encoding DUF411 domain-containing protein: MKNLINRPLLAIVAVSLFGAAGIYSAVAGSSNQQVSEVIATDSIIPVTVYKDPNCGCCTGWIEHIDKHGFKSTVVHPQDLYAFKESLSVGTNLRSCHTAVTDNGFVFEGHVPAKYIKQFLNNPPSNALGLTVPGMVVGSPGMEVGDKFRAYQVLVLNRDGSSSVYAEISSYNQQF; this comes from the coding sequence ATGAAAAATTTAATTAATCGTCCATTATTGGCAATTGTTGCCGTTAGTTTGTTTGGTGCTGCCGGCATTTACAGTGCTGTTGCAGGTTCGTCTAATCAGCAAGTCTCTGAGGTTATTGCAACCGACTCAATTATTCCTGTTACCGTCTATAAAGATCCCAATTGTGGCTGTTGTACTGGCTGGATTGAGCATATTGATAAGCATGGATTTAAATCCACTGTCGTGCACCCACAAGACTTATATGCGTTTAAAGAGAGCTTGTCAGTAGGCACTAATTTGCGCTCTTGTCATACCGCCGTAACGGACAATGGTTTTGTTTTTGAAGGTCATGTTCCCGCCAAGTACATCAAGCAATTTCTTAATAATCCACCGAGCAATGCGTTAGGCCTAACAGTACCAGGTATGGTTGTCGGTAGTCCGGGCATGGAAGTTGGTGATAAATTCAGAGCCTATCAAGTGCTGGTGCTAAATCGTGACGGTAGTAGCTCGGTCTATGCCGAAATATCTAGTTATAACCAACAGTTTTAA
- a CDS encoding DUF1127 domain-containing protein: MREQTVSQNHVSLKVANLSQLVFSVWHHWRLNARTRRQLAQLTCQQLRDIGISCHDAVVEIQKPFWR; the protein is encoded by the coding sequence ATGAGAGAGCAAACGGTAAGTCAAAATCATGTTAGCCTTAAAGTAGCGAACCTAAGCCAGCTGGTGTTCAGTGTTTGGCACCATTGGCGGCTAAACGCCAGAACGCGCCGTCAGTTGGCTCAATTAACCTGCCAGCAATTGCGAGATATTGGCATTAGTTGCCATGATGCCGTCGTTGAAATACAAAAACCATTTTGGCGGTAG
- a CDS encoding TolC family protein, with product MNRLILLSISVSLTLPVWAQSDELTQALAENEAVMNDPWFSANRHRQAAVNARSIAAATEADPKISLGLANLPLDNFDFNQEGMTQLKVGISQQFGRGDSLALMQKQLQQQSLAYPLMRSDRQAKVRVNAGVLWLKLYQITKTAALINKDRHLFEQLIDIAEMSYSSAFRRTSQQDVIRAELELILLDDRLTVLAQRKSGLLRQLGEWLSPATMALPLGRDLPKLTLNLAASASEPRALMSHPAVKNLAQQAISMTVGIDVAKQSYEPQWGINASYGYRSDMDNNTRRADLVSVGVTFDLPLFTANRQDQYVKAAIASTEAVKIDKILLLRQMSASAKAIQAQLYQLNQRKNRYRNLLIPQVHQQAEAALNAYSNDDGDFSEVMRARIVELNTNISALNIEIEQQILITRLNYFLTGNAS from the coding sequence ATGAATCGATTAATACTCTTGAGTATTAGCGTGAGCTTAACGCTGCCCGTTTGGGCGCAAAGCGATGAGCTGACACAGGCCTTGGCAGAGAACGAAGCGGTGATGAACGATCCTTGGTTCAGCGCGAACCGGCATCGTCAGGCTGCGGTGAACGCGCGCAGTATCGCGGCGGCCACCGAAGCGGACCCCAAAATATCACTGGGTTTAGCCAATCTACCACTTGATAACTTTGATTTTAATCAAGAAGGTATGACTCAGCTGAAGGTCGGCATTAGCCAACAATTTGGTCGTGGTGACTCGCTGGCACTGATGCAAAAGCAGCTGCAGCAGCAGAGTTTGGCTTATCCGTTGATGCGCAGTGACCGCCAAGCCAAGGTACGGGTTAATGCTGGTGTGTTGTGGCTTAAGTTGTATCAAATCACGAAAACAGCGGCCTTAATTAATAAAGACCGTCACTTGTTTGAGCAGTTGATTGATATCGCTGAAATGAGTTATTCAAGTGCCTTTCGTCGAACCAGTCAGCAAGATGTCATTCGCGCAGAATTGGAGCTTATTTTACTTGATGATCGCCTCACTGTACTCGCGCAACGTAAGTCGGGCTTATTACGTCAGTTAGGCGAGTGGTTATCACCTGCGACTATGGCATTGCCCTTGGGTCGTGACTTACCAAAATTAACACTGAATCTAGCGGCCTCAGCCTCCGAACCTCGGGCGTTGATGTCTCATCCTGCGGTGAAAAATTTAGCTCAGCAGGCAATATCAATGACCGTTGGCATTGATGTCGCCAAGCAAAGTTATGAGCCGCAATGGGGGATTAATGCCAGTTATGGTTATCGGAGTGATATGGACAATAACACGCGTCGTGCTGATTTGGTGTCGGTTGGAGTAACGTTTGATTTACCACTCTTTACCGCGAATAGACAAGACCAATATGTTAAGGCTGCTATCGCCAGTACTGAGGCGGTTAAAATCGATAAAATCTTGCTGTTACGTCAAATGAGCGCCAGTGCTAAAGCAATTCAAGCGCAATTATATCAGCTTAATCAGCGGAAAAATCGTTACCGAAATTTACTGATCCCGCAAGTGCATCAACAGGCTGAGGCTGCGCTTAATGCCTATAGCAATGACGACGGCGATTTTAGTGAAGTGATGCGGGCGAGAATAGTCGAGCTTAATACCAATATCTCGGCATTAAATATTGAAATTGAACAACAAATACTAATAACTCGCTTGAACTACTTTTTGACAG